In one window of Methanosarcina vacuolata Z-761 DNA:
- a CDS encoding tetratricopeptide repeat protein: MICKKPTSNPPEWDPPAPSTVYIKIKNIPYETFKARLNEGLVTTELDQIRYRLERRIYCCEVCSRRVNGYCVVTNRKVESGWICKSFVPKEEFIYLDSRPGSETSPDFRYLSETGLRKSYPEGEGPEESNPKSAESFYEEGVILYRQGRLRLALEAFDTVLSENPRHFPALFHKGNTLLKLKRYEEALETFESASRIKPDHPGLWTNTGFALLKLEHLRQALEAFERSISLNPVQKNAWDGKETALVRVHKCEEKLKEFEKILEINPDDAGIWFEKGKLHLKLGEIEESRKAFGKALEEKLENAEAWHLRGKVLFETGSEKEALHAFEMATRKKPDFPEAWYEKGRVFLKLGNPKGAENAFKIAADLWKSKGLEANAETALARVKSLVLEKNEFSGN, translated from the coding sequence ATGATTTGCAAAAAACCGACCTCAAACCCTCCGGAATGGGACCCACCTGCCCCTTCAACAGTCTATATCAAAATTAAAAACATCCCGTACGAGACTTTCAAAGCACGGCTGAATGAGGGGTTGGTTACAACTGAGCTTGACCAGATCCGGTACCGACTGGAAAGGAGAATCTACTGCTGTGAGGTATGTTCCAGGCGCGTTAACGGATACTGCGTTGTTACAAACCGGAAAGTTGAATCTGGATGGATTTGCAAGTCTTTTGTGCCAAAAGAAGAATTCATATACCTCGATTCAAGGCCTGGCTCGGAAACATCTCCGGATTTCAGATACCTTTCAGAAACCGGACTTCGAAAAAGCTATCCTGAAGGCGAGGGTCCGGAAGAAAGTAACCCGAAAAGTGCAGAGAGCTTCTATGAGGAAGGAGTAATTCTTTACAGGCAGGGCAGGCTCAGGCTTGCACTTGAGGCTTTCGATACGGTACTTTCTGAAAACCCCAGGCATTTTCCAGCTCTTTTTCATAAGGGAAATACCCTGTTAAAACTTAAACGCTATGAAGAGGCCCTTGAAACGTTTGAAAGTGCCTCCAGGATAAAACCGGATCATCCAGGGCTCTGGACCAATACCGGGTTTGCGCTGCTAAAGCTTGAGCATCTCAGGCAGGCACTTGAAGCTTTTGAGAGGTCTATTTCCCTGAACCCGGTGCAGAAAAATGCCTGGGATGGGAAGGAAACTGCGCTTGTTAGGGTGCATAAGTGCGAAGAGAAGCTGAAGGAATTTGAAAAAATCCTGGAAATAAATCCTGATGATGCAGGCATCTGGTTCGAGAAAGGCAAATTGCATTTAAAGCTTGGAGAAATTGAGGAATCCAGAAAAGCTTTTGGAAAAGCCCTTGAGGAGAAACTTGAGAATGCAGAGGCCTGGCACCTCAGAGGAAAAGTACTTTTTGAAACCGGCTCTGAAAAAGAAGCCCTGCACGCTTTTGAAATGGCAACCCGGAAGAAACCAGACTTTCCTGAAGCCTGGTATGAAAAAGGCAGGGTTTTCCTGAAGCTTGGAAACCCGAAAGGAGCAGAAAATGCTTTCAAAATCGCGGCTGATCTCTGGAAAAGCAAGGGTCTTGAGGCAAATGCTGAAACTGCTCTTGCAAGGGTTAAAAGCCTGGTTCTGGAGAAAAATGAATTTTCAGGGAATTAA
- a CDS encoding ABC transporter permease: MLEKARVSLFLASRSITRGNKGITIFTVFVLTLIFIQLVLFSSMLAGVTLKFNELMVNFQTGNVVVEPKEEERYIEDASALQKKIESLPQVVGTSARLKTTGNFRYKEKEIGATVYGIDPADEIFVTGLEDAIISGEFLSRPDKGEIILGREVSGGFGALMESRSLGGVEVGDTVELTIGGVTREFRVKGIYTTRYFMADASAYLTRSDLEDMLGIEGRDLAQEIAVKTADGTPEDDTRTALLSLGISENIRTWHEFAGILRLIESTLGLVRNIMNAIGLLIAFVIIFVVIYVNIVNKKRQIGVQKAIGIEQNVIVASFVLQAMLYAGAGVILGYLFMRFGLVPYTVSHPVEVPLGDMSLKLDNAEALNRAVLLFLSSVVGSVIPAYKLAQKDLLDLIWGK, from the coding sequence ATGCTCGAAAAAGCGAGAGTTTCCTTATTCCTTGCCAGCCGCTCCATAACCAGAGGTAATAAAGGGATTACAATCTTTACGGTTTTTGTCCTGACCCTTATCTTTATACAGCTTGTGCTTTTTTCAAGCATGCTGGCCGGGGTTACGCTCAAGTTCAATGAACTTATGGTGAACTTTCAGACCGGAAACGTCGTGGTCGAACCGAAGGAAGAAGAACGCTATATAGAGGACGCATCAGCTCTCCAGAAGAAGATAGAAAGTCTCCCGCAGGTAGTAGGGACTTCGGCTCGCTTGAAAACTACTGGAAACTTCCGCTATAAAGAGAAGGAAATAGGAGCTACGGTTTATGGGATAGATCCTGCGGATGAGATTTTTGTAACAGGCCTTGAAGACGCTATAATAAGTGGGGAATTTCTGAGCAGGCCTGATAAAGGAGAAATAATTCTGGGCAGGGAGGTCTCGGGAGGTTTCGGAGCCCTTATGGAATCAAGGTCTTTAGGTGGTGTGGAAGTAGGAGACACCGTTGAACTCACAATCGGAGGCGTAACCCGGGAGTTCAGGGTAAAAGGAATTTATACAACGCGCTATTTCATGGCTGATGCCTCGGCTTATCTTACCAGATCTGACCTTGAAGATATGCTGGGTATTGAGGGCAGGGACCTTGCTCAGGAAATAGCCGTTAAAACCGCAGATGGCACACCTGAGGACGATACCAGGACTGCGCTCCTTTCTCTTGGCATCAGTGAGAATATCCGTACCTGGCATGAATTTGCAGGTATCCTCCGGCTGATCGAAAGCACACTTGGGCTGGTCCGGAATATTATGAATGCTATCGGCTTGCTAATTGCTTTTGTGATCATCTTTGTGGTTATTTACGTAAATATTGTGAACAAAAAAAGACAGATAGGGGTTCAGAAAGCAATAGGGATAGAACAAAACGTGATAGTTGCATCCTTTGTGCTCCAGGCCATGCTTTACGCAGGCGCAGGCGTTATACTTGGCTACTTGTTTATGCGCTTTGGGCTTGTGCCTTATACGGTTTCCCACCCTGTAGAAGTCCCGCTTGGAGACATGAGCCTCAAGCTGGACAATGCAGAAGCCTTAAACCGGGCAGTCCTACTGTTTCTTTCTTCTGTAGTTGGCTCGGTAATTCCTGCGTACAAACTGGCTCAGAAAGATCTTCTTGACCTGATATGGGGCAAATAA
- a CDS encoding COG1361 S-layer family protein — protein sequence MKPACPEKRSCIGKKKQKLIDQMSADRKLMSKISGDRSSVDNSVDKTLEDKRAVSKTFVNRKAVSKTPGNRRVVDKIPGNQKSVNRTLTDRSSVLPLRFVLALLMITVFLTGPASAVVVSGNTHLGVEVSEINPNPARPGEDLLIKINIQNAGDEPAENVIVGIEEIHPFIFKYSTSELYGSGTNTERTFRIEQIQQRSKVELNFYLRVDPEAESGIYQIEFTIKDKSGTSFSKRIPVRVEGNPDLVLSGTEILPVNDGNSSSGAIVPGQEFYLRTTVKNAGNGNAKNVRVMLNLNNSSPLIPLEDNVRFFENLSAGSSENLSFKLLLGSNADVKPYRIPLRITASNNTETFKIEKVQEIGINVLNRAQIDISSLKFDPEIPVKGQQASLTLRLENVGEGEARSVKARLEGLEGSGSTGAFLGRLDKDDDAPAVFTFTPEKTGDQNVTLLVEYEDDFGEHQISEHLTFNVQRQEGSVLPIVLGAVLVLAAVSFYMKKKGKI from the coding sequence ATGAAGCCCGCCTGTCCAGAAAAGCGTTCCTGCATCGGGAAAAAGAAGCAGAAGTTAATAGATCAAATGTCCGCAGACCGAAAATTGATGAGTAAAATATCGGGAGATCGAAGTTCAGTAGACAATTCAGTAGACAAAACATTGGAAGATAAAAGAGCAGTAAGTAAGACATTTGTAAATCGAAAAGCAGTAAGTAAAACACCGGGAAATCGAAGAGTGGTAGATAAAATACCGGGAAATCAAAAATCGGTAAACAGAACACTAACAGATAGAAGCTCGGTATTGCCTCTTCGTTTTGTACTTGCCTTATTGATGATAACTGTCTTTTTGACAGGCCCGGCTTCTGCAGTTGTAGTGTCAGGAAACACTCACCTTGGAGTTGAGGTCTCGGAAATCAACCCCAATCCTGCCAGGCCGGGTGAAGATCTGCTCATAAAGATCAATATTCAGAATGCCGGAGACGAGCCTGCAGAGAACGTGATAGTAGGAATTGAGGAAATTCATCCTTTCATTTTTAAGTATAGTACGTCAGAACTTTACGGTTCCGGGACGAACACGGAGCGAACTTTCCGGATTGAACAGATACAGCAGCGTTCCAAGGTAGAACTGAACTTCTATTTGAGGGTAGATCCAGAGGCTGAGTCAGGGATCTATCAGATCGAGTTTACTATCAAAGACAAGAGCGGAACAAGTTTTTCTAAAAGAATTCCTGTTCGGGTGGAAGGAAATCCCGACCTTGTACTCAGCGGCACTGAAATTCTTCCTGTAAATGATGGAAATTCTTCTTCAGGAGCCATAGTTCCTGGACAGGAGTTCTACCTGAGGACAACAGTTAAGAATGCGGGAAATGGAAACGCAAAAAATGTCAGGGTAATGCTTAACCTCAACAACTCGTCACCTTTAATCCCGCTGGAAGATAATGTTCGTTTCTTTGAGAACCTGAGTGCAGGCAGTTCCGAAAACCTTTCTTTCAAACTTCTCCTGGGCAGCAACGCCGATGTGAAGCCTTACAGGATTCCACTGCGGATAACAGCCTCGAATAATACGGAGACCTTCAAGATAGAAAAGGTCCAGGAAATTGGAATTAACGTACTTAATCGGGCGCAAATTGATATTTCAAGCCTGAAATTTGACCCGGAGATTCCTGTGAAAGGACAGCAGGCATCCCTTACTTTAAGGCTCGAAAATGTTGGGGAAGGAGAAGCTCGCTCAGTTAAAGCCAGGCTTGAAGGACTTGAGGGCAGCGGGAGTACGGGTGCTTTTCTCGGGCGGCTGGATAAAGACGATGATGCTCCTGCAGTTTTTACATTCACTCCTGAAAAGACAGGTGATCAGAATGTGACCCTGCTGGTAGAGTATGAGGATGATTTTGGCGAGCACCAGATTAGCGAGCACCTCACTTTTAATGTGCAGAGGCAGGAGGGAAGCGTTCTTCCAATTGTGCTCGGAGCCGTTCTGGTTCTTGCAGCTGTCAGTTTCTATATGAAAAAGAAAGGCAAGATCTAA
- a CDS encoding ABC transporter ATP-binding protein encodes MGEVEVRALRSVNVRIRRGEFIAIMGPSGSGKTTLLNQLGLLDTPNSGKILIDGTDTSRLSDSEKGKFRLHNLGYVFQDYALLPELNAMENVYISLMMQGKSKTECESAAAEILSAVGLGDRLQQLPSKMSGGQQQRVSIARALAHSPEVLFADEPCANLDSETSKEVLDLFEKFNQEKRQTIVMVTHEEWHAEYADRVIRLKDGIVQE; translated from the coding sequence ATGGGAGAAGTAGAGGTTCGGGCCCTGCGCAGCGTAAATGTGAGAATCCGGCGTGGAGAGTTTATTGCAATCATGGGCCCGAGCGGTTCAGGCAAGACCACGCTTTTGAACCAGCTCGGCCTGCTTGATACTCCAAACTCGGGAAAGATCCTTATAGACGGTACGGATACCTCCAGACTGTCGGACAGCGAAAAAGGCAAATTCAGGCTTCATAACCTTGGTTATGTCTTTCAGGACTATGCTTTACTTCCAGAACTCAATGCTATGGAAAATGTCTATATCTCTCTTATGATGCAGGGCAAAAGTAAAACCGAATGCGAATCCGCAGCCGCCGAAATTCTTTCTGCAGTTGGGCTTGGCGACCGCCTGCAGCAACTCCCGTCCAAAATGAGTGGCGGCCAGCAGCAAAGAGTCTCAATAGCAAGAGCTCTTGCCCATTCCCCAGAAGTCCTTTTTGCAGACGAGCCTTGTGCCAACCTTGATTCCGAGACCTCAAAGGAAGTCCTTGACCTTTTCGAGAAATTCAATCAGGAAAAAAGGCAGACGATTGTAATGGTTACACATGAAGAATGGCATGCCGAATACGCAGACAGAGTAATAAGGTTGAAAGATGGAATCGTTCAGGAGTGA
- a CDS encoding DUF6155 family protein, which yields MKKDLDLGWFDLKKALQNTDRKELINIIRDLYRYSEENRRYLLARSINTNAEPGILEAYREVIKNEFFPEKWHGTLRYSVAKKAISDYSKASGDFAGTMELMLFYVENGVEFTCKYGDIDEEFYQEIYSAFEEFCTRLETPEGKTLYAGFRERLLKIRRKTKGMAWGFGDGIKLRVKEIEIFFEDAQSDS from the coding sequence ATGAAAAAAGATCTGGATTTAGGGTGGTTTGACTTAAAAAAGGCCCTACAAAACACAGATAGAAAAGAACTTATTAATATTATTCGGGATCTTTACAGGTATTCTGAGGAAAATAGAAGGTATCTGCTTGCCAGATCCATAAATACAAATGCCGAGCCCGGAATTCTGGAAGCTTACAGGGAAGTAATAAAAAATGAGTTTTTTCCGGAAAAATGGCATGGGACGCTCAGGTACTCGGTTGCAAAAAAAGCAATTAGCGACTATTCAAAGGCTTCAGGGGATTTTGCAGGGACAATGGAGTTAATGCTTTTTTACGTCGAAAATGGGGTGGAATTTACCTGTAAATACGGGGATATAGACGAGGAGTTTTATCAAGAGATATACAGCGCCTTTGAAGAGTTCTGCACCAGGTTAGAAACACCTGAAGGCAAAACCCTTTATGCCGGTTTCAGGGAAAGGCTTTTGAAGATCCGCAGGAAAACAAAAGGAATGGCATGGGGATTTGGAGACGGAATAAAACTGCGTGTGAAAGAAATTGAAATTTTTTTTGAAGACGCGCAAAGTGATTCATAA
- a CDS encoding alanine/glycine:cation symporter family protein, with product MALTELSGVNVLEILTGIDQLIWGPPLLVLLVGTGIFLTLKLGMIQVFRLPLALRYVLNSRKAETGVQGDVSSFGALTTALSSTIGTGNIVGVATAIKMGGPGALFWMLLAGFFGMATMYSESLLAVKYRVVDAKGQMSGGPMYYIKNGLGQMKYSRVLADAFAFFGMNVALFGIGTFPQVNAIVDSARIAFNIPENLSAFVISLLVAFVTLGGIRRIAAVAQLLVPFMAISYVSSCLIILGLNLEKIPEILSLIINTAFTGTAARGGFLGAGVMLAVRMGIARGIFSNESGLGSAPIAAAAAKVKEPARQGLISMTGTFFDTIIICFMTGIVLIATDSWTGNLAGAYMTSYAFSTILAEAGNYIVTVGLILFAFTTILGWNYYGERCAEYLFGVKGILPYKIIYILIVASGAFLTIDIIWVLADIVNGLMAIPNLIALLALRKVVTAETRQYFEKLKSEASSSREVSK from the coding sequence CTGGCTTTAACGGAATTATCGGGTGTTAATGTACTTGAGATCCTTACAGGAATAGATCAGTTAATCTGGGGACCACCACTTCTGGTTTTACTTGTAGGGACCGGGATTTTCCTTACCTTGAAACTCGGAATGATTCAGGTCTTCAGGCTGCCTCTTGCTCTCAGGTATGTGCTTAATTCCAGAAAAGCCGAAACTGGAGTACAGGGAGACGTTTCGAGTTTTGGAGCTCTCACCACTGCACTGTCCTCAACTATCGGGACAGGGAATATAGTTGGGGTTGCAACTGCAATAAAAATGGGAGGTCCAGGCGCTCTTTTCTGGATGCTTCTTGCGGGCTTTTTTGGGATGGCAACCATGTATTCCGAGTCCCTGCTTGCAGTCAAATACAGGGTCGTGGACGCAAAAGGGCAGATGTCAGGAGGGCCTATGTATTATATCAAAAATGGGCTTGGGCAGATGAAGTACAGCCGCGTTCTTGCAGACGCTTTTGCTTTTTTTGGGATGAATGTAGCCCTATTTGGAATAGGAACATTTCCGCAGGTGAATGCCATTGTCGATTCGGCAAGGATTGCCTTTAATATCCCTGAAAACCTGAGCGCTTTTGTAATAAGCCTGCTTGTGGCGTTTGTAACGCTTGGCGGGATCAGGAGGATTGCAGCAGTAGCCCAGCTGCTTGTGCCTTTCATGGCAATAAGTTATGTATCGAGCTGCCTGATAATTCTTGGGTTAAACCTTGAGAAAATTCCTGAAATCCTTTCTTTGATAATAAACACTGCATTCACAGGAACTGCTGCACGGGGAGGTTTTCTTGGTGCAGGGGTGATGCTTGCAGTAAGAATGGGAATTGCGCGTGGAATATTCTCAAACGAGTCTGGCCTTGGAAGTGCTCCAATAGCCGCTGCGGCTGCAAAGGTAAAAGAACCGGCCAGGCAGGGGCTTATTTCCATGACAGGAACTTTCTTTGACACCATCATTATCTGTTTCATGACCGGAATCGTCCTGATCGCGACGGACTCCTGGACAGGCAACCTTGCAGGTGCCTACATGACAAGCTACGCTTTTTCCACCATACTTGCAGAGGCCGGAAATTACATCGTAACAGTCGGGCTCATTTTGTTCGCCTTTACAACTATTCTGGGTTGGAATTACTATGGTGAACGATGTGCGGAATATCTCTTTGGCGTAAAAGGAATTCTCCCTTACAAAATAATTTACATCCTGATTGTTGCCTCAGGTGCTTTCCTGACTATAGATATTATCTGGGTACTTGCCGATATAGTAAATGGGCTCATGGCTATCCCAAACCTTATTGCCCTGCTGGCTCTGCGAAAAGTTGTTACGGCCGAGACCAGGCAGTATTTTGAGAAACTTAAGTCTGAAGCCTCGAGTTCGAGAGAGGTATCAAAATAA